A stretch of the Ensifer sp. PDNC004 genome encodes the following:
- a CDS encoding Do family serine endopeptidase produces MFTTKSLRPSLKTVLKTSTVAGLAAVMLTSGLPASISQSFADPVKVEAPSVPSFANVVEAVSPAVVSVRVQSRANPVSEDGSGFDFNFNGRGFDDLPEDHPLKRFFKEFGPRGDDRADRGPGRRGPNGEGRLRPTAQGSGFFISDDGYLVTNNHVVSDGSAFTVILNDGTELDAKLVGKDSRTDLAVLKVDDKRKFTYVSWADDSKVRVGDWVVAVGNPFGLGGTVTSGIVSARGRDIGSGPYDDYLQVDAAVNRGNSGGPTFNLSGEVVGINTAIFSPSGGGNVGIAFAIPSTVAKDVVADLIKDGSVSRGWLGVQIQPVTKDIAESLGLSEASGALVVEPQAGSPGEKAGIKKGDVVTALNGDTVKDPRDLARKVAAIRPGTTVDLALWRDGKAETVKLEIGTLPKDDKEAAKSQDDQSDEAQPSSEQALADLGVSVVPSDDGKGVTIASVDEDSDASDRGLKQGEKIVSVNNQEVKSADDILKVINTAKKDGRSKALFQIEAQNGSRFVALPIDKG; encoded by the coding sequence ATGTTTACGACCAAATCCCTGCGTCCCTCCCTCAAGACCGTTCTGAAGACCTCGACCGTCGCCGGCCTTGCCGCCGTCATGCTGACCTCGGGTCTGCCGGCCAGCATCTCGCAATCCTTTGCCGATCCGGTGAAGGTAGAAGCGCCGTCGGTGCCGAGCTTCGCCAACGTCGTCGAGGCCGTTTCGCCGGCGGTCGTTTCGGTCCGCGTCCAGTCGCGTGCCAATCCGGTGTCGGAAGACGGAAGCGGTTTCGACTTCAATTTCAACGGTCGCGGTTTCGATGATCTGCCGGAAGACCATCCGCTGAAGCGTTTCTTCAAGGAATTCGGCCCGCGCGGCGACGACCGTGCCGACCGCGGCCCCGGCCGTCGTGGCCCGAATGGCGAAGGCCGCCTGCGTCCGACCGCTCAGGGCTCCGGCTTCTTCATCTCCGATGACGGTTACCTCGTCACCAACAACCACGTCGTTTCCGATGGCTCGGCCTTCACCGTCATCCTCAACGACGGCACCGAACTCGACGCCAAGCTGGTCGGCAAGGACAGCCGCACGGATCTCGCCGTGCTCAAGGTCGACGACAAGCGCAAGTTCACCTATGTCAGCTGGGCCGACGACAGCAAGGTCCGTGTCGGCGACTGGGTGGTTGCCGTCGGCAATCCCTTCGGTCTCGGCGGTACGGTAACCTCGGGCATCGTCTCGGCGCGTGGCCGCGACATCGGCTCCGGCCCCTATGACGATTACCTGCAGGTCGACGCGGCAGTGAACCGCGGCAACTCGGGTGGCCCGACCTTCAACCTCTCCGGCGAAGTCGTCGGCATCAACACGGCGATCTTCTCGCCGTCGGGCGGTGGCAACGTCGGTATCGCCTTTGCCATCCCGTCAACCGTTGCCAAGGATGTGGTTGCCGACCTGATCAAGGACGGTTCGGTTTCCCGCGGCTGGCTTGGCGTGCAGATCCAGCCCGTCACCAAGGACATCGCCGAATCGCTCGGCCTTTCGGAAGCAAGCGGCGCGCTCGTCGTCGAGCCGCAGGCCGGTTCGCCGGGCGAAAAAGCCGGCATCAAGAAGGGCGATGTCGTAACCGCGCTGAACGGCGATACGGTCAAGGATCCGCGTGACCTTGCCCGCAAGGTTGCGGCGATCCGCCCGGGCACCACGGTCGACCTGGCCCTGTGGCGCGACGGCAAGGCGGAAACCGTCAAGCTCGAAATCGGCACGCTGCCGAAGGACGACAAGGAAGCTGCCAAGAGCCAGGACGACCAGTCCGATGAAGCCCAGCCGTCGAGCGAGCAGGCACTGGCCGACCTTGGCGTCTCGGTCGTGCCGTCCGATGATGGCAAGGGCGTCACTATCGCTTCGGTCGACGAAGACTCCGATGCCAGCGATCGCGGACTGAAGCAGGGCGAAAAGATCGTCTCGGTGAACAATCAGGAAGTGAAGTCCGCCGACGACATCCTGAAGGTCATCAACACTGCCAAGAAGGACGGTCGTAGCAAGGCGCTCTTCCAGATTGAGGCCCAAAACGGCAGCCGCTTCGTGGCCCTTCCGATCGACAAGGGCTGA
- a CDS encoding cytochrome c-type biogenesis protein, translating to MNRLLLALLLLFAPVDSAFAVNPDEVLADPALEARARAISAELRCMVCQNQSIDDSNAELAKDLRVLVRERLANGDSDTAVIDYVVSRYGEFVLLKPRFETKTLILWGMPATLLLVGAITLVIASRRRGAQVKGTPLSEDEKEKLKKLLQP from the coding sequence ATGAACCGCCTGCTCCTGGCACTCCTGCTTCTGTTCGCGCCTGTCGACTCGGCCTTTGCCGTCAACCCGGATGAGGTGCTTGCCGATCCCGCGCTCGAAGCGCGGGCGCGGGCGATCTCGGCGGAACTGCGCTGCATGGTCTGCCAGAACCAGTCGATCGACGATTCCAACGCCGAGCTTGCCAAGGACCTGCGGGTGCTCGTGCGTGAGCGGCTGGCCAACGGCGACAGCGACACGGCCGTCATCGATTACGTCGTGTCCCGCTATGGCGAATTCGTATTGCTGAAGCCGCGCTTCGAGACGAAGACGCTGATCCTTTGGGGCATGCCGGCGACCCTGCTCCTCGTCGGGGCGATTACGCTTGTTATCGCCTCTCGCCGTCGCGGCGCCCAGGTAAAAGGGACGCCGCTTTCCGAGGACGAGAAGGAAAAGCTGAAGAAGCTGCTTCAGCCTTAA
- the ccmE gene encoding cytochrome c maturation protein CcmE, producing the protein MTRKQKRLAIIGGGVGFLVLAAFLVMFAFSQAIAYFYVPSDLEKANVPPGTRIRLGGVVEAGSVKRGDGKTVTFTVTDTLSGVPVTYTGILPDLFREGQGVVTEGTFVAGSSVFVADSVLAKHDETYMPKDVADRLKAQGVELSGKETIK; encoded by the coding sequence CGCAAACAAAAAAGACTGGCGATCATCGGCGGCGGTGTCGGCTTCCTGGTGCTTGCAGCCTTCCTCGTGATGTTCGCCTTCAGCCAGGCGATCGCCTATTTCTATGTGCCGAGCGACCTCGAAAAGGCCAACGTACCGCCGGGAACCCGCATCCGCCTCGGCGGCGTCGTCGAAGCCGGCTCCGTCAAGCGCGGCGACGGCAAGACGGTGACCTTCACCGTCACCGATACGCTGAGTGGCGTGCCGGTCACCTATACCGGTATCTTGCCCGACCTGTTCCGCGAGGGGCAGGGCGTGGTGACGGAGGGAACCTTCGTCGCGGGAAGCTCGGTCTTCGTGGCCGACTCGGTTCTCGCCAAGCATGACGAGACCTATATGCCCAAGGATGTCGCCGACCGTTTGAAGGCGCAGGGTGTCGAGCTCAGCGGGAAGGAAACCATCAAGTGA
- a CDS encoding heme lyase CcmF/NrfE family subunit: protein MIIELGHYALVLALATAVIQAALPILGARLNDRGLMELASSAAVACFLLVAFAFTVLTFAYVTSDFSVRNVWENSHSLKPLIYKISGVWGNHEGSMLLWLLILTFFSALVAAFGRNLPETLKANVLAVQAWIAMAFALFILLTSNPFARLMPAPGEGKDLNPILQDVGLAIHPPLLYLGYVGFSVCFSFAIAALIEGRIDAAWARWVRPWTLAAWTFLTAGISMGSYWAYYELGWGGWWFWDPVENASFMPWLAGTALLHSALVMEKREALKIWTVLLAIMTFSLSLLGTFLVRSGVLTSVHAFATDPTRGIFILAILVFFIGGAFTLFALRASHLKAGGIFAPISREGALVFNNLILTTATATVLTGTLYPLVLEALTGDKISVGPPFFNMTFGLLMLPLLFAVPFGPLLAWKRGDFAGVSQRLFAAVAIGLLFGVAYYYFMNGGPVLALFGIALGVYVIVGSLTDLALRSGLGKVAGNVAWRRFSGLPRSAFGTALAHIGLGVTLIGIVAVTAFETETVVEMKPGMTVDAGGYTLRFDGMRNGSGPNYSEESGHFTISRGGVAIDEVWSSKRLYQARRMPTTEAGIRTFGLSQLYVSLGDQISEGGIVVRIWWKPMILCIWGGTLFMMAGGFVSLSDRRLRVGAPTKAKRPKTVPVGAAE from the coding sequence GTGATCATCGAGCTCGGACACTACGCTCTGGTTCTGGCGCTGGCGACTGCGGTCATTCAGGCGGCCCTACCGATCCTCGGCGCACGGCTGAACGATCGCGGCCTGATGGAGCTGGCCTCCAGTGCCGCCGTCGCCTGCTTTCTGCTCGTCGCTTTCGCCTTTACCGTCCTCACCTTCGCCTACGTGACCTCGGACTTCTCCGTCCGCAACGTCTGGGAAAACTCCCATTCGCTGAAGCCGCTGATCTACAAGATCTCGGGCGTCTGGGGGAACCATGAAGGCTCGATGCTGCTTTGGCTGTTGATCCTGACGTTCTTCTCGGCGCTGGTTGCCGCCTTCGGGCGCAACCTGCCTGAGACGCTGAAGGCAAACGTGCTTGCCGTCCAGGCCTGGATCGCGATGGCCTTCGCGCTCTTCATCTTGCTGACGTCCAATCCGTTCGCGCGGTTGATGCCGGCGCCGGGCGAGGGCAAGGACCTGAACCCGATCCTGCAGGATGTCGGTCTCGCCATCCATCCGCCGCTGCTCTATCTCGGTTACGTCGGTTTCTCCGTCTGCTTCTCCTTTGCCATCGCGGCCTTGATTGAGGGCCGGATCGACGCGGCCTGGGCGCGTTGGGTCCGGCCCTGGACGCTTGCCGCCTGGACCTTCCTCACCGCCGGCATTTCGATGGGCTCCTACTGGGCCTATTACGAGCTCGGCTGGGGCGGCTGGTGGTTCTGGGATCCGGTCGAAAACGCCTCCTTCATGCCCTGGCTTGCGGGAACCGCGCTTTTGCACTCCGCGCTGGTCATGGAAAAGCGCGAGGCGCTTAAGATCTGGACGGTGCTTCTCGCGATCATGACCTTCTCGCTGTCGCTGCTCGGCACCTTCCTCGTGCGTTCGGGTGTCCTGACCTCGGTTCACGCCTTTGCGACCGACCCGACCCGCGGCATCTTCATCCTCGCCATTCTCGTCTTCTTCATCGGCGGCGCGTTCACGCTCTTCGCCTTGCGCGCTTCGCATCTGAAGGCCGGCGGTATCTTCGCGCCGATCTCGCGCGAGGGCGCGCTGGTCTTCAACAACCTCATCCTGACGACGGCGACGGCGACGGTCCTGACCGGCACGCTCTATCCGTTGGTGCTCGAAGCACTGACCGGAGACAAGATCTCGGTCGGCCCGCCCTTCTTCAACATGACCTTCGGCCTCTTGATGCTGCCGCTGCTCTTTGCCGTGCCCTTCGGCCCGCTGCTTGCCTGGAAGCGCGGCGACTTTGCCGGCGTTTCGCAGAGGCTCTTCGCAGCGGTCGCCATCGGCCTGCTCTTCGGTGTCGCCTATTATTACTTCATGAACGGCGGGCCGGTTCTTGCACTCTTCGGCATTGCCCTTGGCGTCTACGTGATCGTCGGGTCGTTGACGGACCTGGCGCTGCGCTCCGGCCTCGGCAAGGTCGCAGGCAACGTCGCCTGGCGGCGCTTCTCTGGCCTGCCGCGTTCGGCTTTCGGCACGGCGCTTGCGCATATCGGCCTTGGCGTCACCCTGATCGGCATCGTCGCCGTCACGGCCTTCGAGACCGAAACCGTCGTGGAGATGAAGCCGGGCATGACGGTCGATGCCGGCGGCTACACCCTGCGCTTCGATGGTATGCGCAATGGCAGCGGCCCGAACTATTCCGAGGAGTCCGGCCACTTCACCATCAGCCGCGGCGGTGTTGCTATTGACGAGGTCTGGTCATCGAAGCGCCTCTACCAGGCGCGCCGCATGCCGACGACGGAAGCCGGCATCCGCACCTTCGGCTTGAGCCAGCTCTATGTCTCGCTCGGCGACCAGATCAGCGAAGGCGGTATCGTCGTGCGCATCTGGTGGAAGCCGATGATCCTATGCATCTGGGGTGGCACCCTGTTCATGATGGCGGGCGGCTTCGTCTCCCTGAGTGATCGCCGCCTGCGCGTCGGCGCACCTACCAAGGCCAAGCGACCGAAGACGGTGCCGGTGGGGGCTGCGGAATGA